The Campylobacter concisus genome has a window encoding:
- the sstT gene encoding serine/threonine transporter SstT, which translates to MNMFKNIARRYADGNLIVQILVGIILGALVGFYTHYQATPYNQISAKIQTIQKESGLSVDEVIKTRLSQDEAKQLDEAKEKASSADSIAASVSVLGDLFKGALKAIAPILVFVLVATSIILKDFGHTKGMQKIITLYLVGTFLAAVVAVIASFLFPIEIPLKGLQSADMSAPQGITNVLKDLIYKMVENPITALANGNYIGIITWAIGGGIAMRYATPETKKVFKDISDGVTHIVKFIIRLAPFGIFGMVAISIHDTGFEALAGYLKLILVLVGAMLVVAFIVYPAMVFALTKKNPYPLVMICLKESAISAFFTRSSAANIPVNMALCKKLGLKEELYSISIPLGATINMGGAAVTISILALTAVNSIPSITVTFGDALLLCFISALGACGASGVAGGSLLLVPLACGLFGIGNDIAMQFVTVGFTIGVIQDSVETALNSSSDVLFTAVASETSE; encoded by the coding sequence ATGAATATGTTTAAAAACATTGCAAGAAGATACGCCGATGGAAATTTGATCGTTCAAATTTTAGTTGGTATCATCCTAGGTGCCCTAGTTGGCTTTTACACACATTATCAAGCAACCCCTTACAACCAAATCTCAGCTAAAATTCAAACCATCCAAAAAGAGAGTGGCTTAAGCGTAGATGAAGTCATAAAAACTCGCCTTAGCCAAGATGAAGCAAAACAGCTTGATGAGGCCAAAGAAAAGGCTAGTTCGGCTGATTCTATCGCTGCTTCAGTCTCAGTTTTAGGAGATTTGTTTAAAGGCGCTTTAAAAGCGATCGCACCTATTCTTGTTTTTGTCCTAGTTGCAACCTCTATCATTTTAAAAGATTTTGGTCATACAAAAGGCATGCAAAAGATCATCACACTCTATCTTGTGGGCACATTTTTAGCAGCTGTTGTGGCGGTTATTGCAAGCTTTTTATTTCCTATCGAGATACCGCTAAAAGGTCTGCAAAGCGCTGATATGTCAGCACCTCAAGGCATCACAAATGTGCTAAAAGACCTTATCTATAAAATGGTCGAAAATCCGATAACCGCTCTAGCAAACGGAAACTATATAGGCATCATCACTTGGGCGATAGGTGGTGGTATCGCTATGAGATATGCTACACCTGAGACCAAAAAAGTATTTAAAGATATAAGCGACGGCGTAACTCATATCGTTAAATTTATAATTAGACTAGCTCCGTTTGGTATCTTTGGTATGGTTGCTATCAGCATTCATGATACTGGATTTGAGGCACTTGCAGGATATCTAAAACTGATCTTAGTTCTTGTTGGAGCGATGCTTGTTGTGGCATTTATCGTCTATCCAGCGATGGTTTTTGCACTAACTAAGAAAAATCCTTATCCACTTGTTATGATCTGCCTAAAAGAGAGCGCGATCTCAGCGTTTTTTACAAGAAGTTCAGCTGCAAACATCCCAGTAAATATGGCGCTTTGCAAAAAGCTTGGACTAAAAGAGGAGCTCTACTCGATCTCTATCCCACTAGGAGCCACCATAAACATGGGCGGTGCGGCAGTTACTATTAGTATCTTAGCGCTTACTGCGGTAAATTCTATCCCATCTATCACAGTTACATTTGGCGATGCACTACTTCTATGCTTCATCTCAGCCCTTGGCGCATGCGGCGCATCTGGCGTGGCTGGCGGCTCACTGCTTCTAGTGCCATTAGCGTGCGGACTTTTTGGTATCGGCAATGACATCGCTATGCAATTTGTAACAGTTGGCTTTACGATAGGCGTCATCCAAGATTCAGTTGAAACTGCGTTAAATAGCTCATCAGACGTGCTTTTTACAGCCGTAGCCTCAGAGACTTCAGAATAA
- the csrA gene encoding carbon storage regulator CsrA — MLILARKENEEILLGNDIKVVVVSISKSTVKLGIEAPRNTMILRSELANDIKNENIHATKKASEADIHELAKKIEK; from the coding sequence ATGTTAATCTTAGCAAGAAAAGAAAACGAAGAAATTTTACTAGGTAACGACATAAAAGTCGTCGTAGTAAGTATCTCAAAAAGCACCGTTAAGCTTGGTATCGAAGCCCCGCGCAACACAATGATACTAAGAAGCGAGCTGGCAAACGATATCAAAAACGAAAATATCCACGCCACCAAAAAAGCAAGCGAAGCCGATATCCACGAGCTTGCGAAAAAAATCGAGAAATGA
- a CDS encoding M3 family oligoendopeptidase — MQIWDLKALFANEKECEQNALNLQKECEKFKDKYLEIYENLKTDEFLKAFGEYESLIAKISKVMTYAFLNFAKDTSKGAFYAKIDEIATKANENLIFFEIKFNEFSPKKQEEIIKSSKKYGYYLSNLAKAKPHQLSVAEERVLLRTASTGAEGFSRLFDESMSKMRFKFKGELLNEEEILAKLHESDQSVRKLAAKSLSNELSKHQHLLGYIYNMIKTDLKTSCELRNFKLPEEPRHLENQITKKSVDSLIAVTEKNFDLVSKFYERKRKILGLKKLYDYDRYAPLSSEGEYKFDECKKIVLKAFGTFSPKFGDIAKSAFSDGWIDVYPAPNKRGGAFSHSGSSDTHPYVLLNHTNQRRDLFTLAHELGHAVHQKLSYNVSYLNSDTPLTTAETASVFCEMLVFDHVKDGLSKKEKISLLAGKIEDIFATLYRQINFTTFERAVHAHEGEISLDELNKIWLRESKKMFGKSVTLNDYYKIWWSYIPHFIHTPFYCYAYSYAQLLVLALFGLYKSGKCENFVEIYTEFLSLGGSLSPRELVGKFGFDIDDKNFWQIGINEVIKLVDEFLEISKD, encoded by the coding sequence ATGCAAATTTGGGATCTAAAAGCACTTTTTGCAAACGAAAAAGAGTGCGAGCAAAACGCACTAAATTTACAAAAAGAGTGCGAGAAATTTAAAGATAAATACCTTGAAATTTATGAAAATTTAAAAACAGACGAGTTTTTAAAAGCATTTGGCGAATATGAAAGCTTGATAGCTAAAATTTCAAAAGTAATGACTTATGCTTTTTTAAATTTTGCCAAAGATACAAGCAAGGGCGCATTTTACGCAAAGATCGATGAGATAGCGACAAAAGCAAATGAAAATTTGATATTTTTTGAGATCAAATTTAATGAATTTAGCCCTAAAAAACAAGAAGAGATCATCAAAAGCTCTAAAAAATATGGCTACTATCTAAGCAACCTCGCCAAAGCAAAACCGCACCAGCTAAGCGTTGCAGAAGAGAGAGTGCTACTTCGCACAGCAAGCACTGGAGCTGAGGGCTTTTCAAGGCTTTTTGATGAGAGCATGAGCAAGATGAGGTTTAAATTTAAAGGCGAGCTTTTAAATGAAGAAGAGATTTTAGCCAAGCTTCATGAGAGCGACCAAAGCGTGCGAAAACTGGCTGCTAAAAGCCTTTCAAACGAGCTTAGCAAGCACCAGCACCTTCTTGGCTACATATATAATATGATAAAAACTGATCTAAAAACAAGCTGCGAGCTACGAAATTTCAAGCTTCCTGAAGAGCCAAGACACCTTGAAAATCAAATCACTAAAAAAAGCGTTGATTCGCTCATCGCTGTAACTGAGAAAAATTTCGATTTAGTCTCTAAATTTTACGAGCGAAAAAGAAAGATTTTAGGCCTTAAAAAGCTTTATGATTACGATAGATACGCGCCTCTTAGCAGTGAGGGCGAGTATAAATTTGATGAGTGCAAAAAGATAGTTTTAAAGGCGTTTGGGACATTTTCACCTAAATTTGGAGATATAGCTAAAAGCGCTTTTAGTGACGGCTGGATCGACGTTTATCCAGCGCCAAACAAGCGAGGTGGAGCATTTTCTCACTCAGGATCAAGCGACACACATCCTTATGTTTTGCTAAATCACACAAACCAGCGAAGAGATCTTTTCACGCTAGCCCACGAGCTTGGCCACGCTGTGCATCAAAAGCTCTCTTATAATGTAAGCTACCTAAACTCAGACACCCCACTAACCACGGCTGAGACGGCTTCAGTCTTTTGCGAGATGCTAGTTTTTGACCACGTAAAAGATGGCCTTAGCAAAAAAGAGAAAATTTCACTGCTCGCTGGCAAGATCGAGGATATATTTGCCACGCTTTACCGCCAGATAAATTTCACCACCTTTGAAAGGGCTGTGCACGCACACGAGGGCGAGATCAGCCTAGATGAGCTAAATAAAATTTGGCTAAGAGAGAGCAAAAAGATGTTTGGCAAAAGCGTCACACTAAATGACTACTACAAAATTTGGTGGAGCTACATCCCGCACTTCATCCACACGCCATTTTACTGCTACGCCTACTCTTACGCGCAGCTTCTTGTGCTTGCACTTTTTGGGCTTTACAAAAGCGGTAAATGCGAAAATTTCGTTGAAATTTACACCGAGTTTTTGAGCCTTGGCGGGAGTCTTAGCCCAAGGGAGCTTGTGGGTAAATTTGGCTTTGACATAGATGATAAAAATTTCTGGCAGATCGGTATAAACGAGGTTATAAAGCTAGTAGATGAGTTTTTAGAAATTTCAAAGGATTAA
- the metK gene encoding methionine adenosyltransferase — translation MYLFTSEVVSPGHPDKCADIIADSIVDTILTQDPNGRVASEVFVAGKNIVIGGEINSKVKLSYKDYEKIVKDALAHIGYDGKSNFTKEQCLHPDDIEVKVCLNQQSPDINQGVDQSDGEIGAGDQGIMFGFASCEAKEFMPAAITYARMLCEKVYKFAKANPDKLGVDIKTQVTIDYGSKDNFENCKPQSIHTIVVSAPCVESMKIEELRALIQNLIDETGLPKELYNKEKTIIYINPTGRYVNHSSLHDSGLTGRKLIVDSFGGYSPIGGGAQSSKDYTKVDRSGLYAARWIAKNIVAAGLAKKCIVQISYAIGVAKPTSVSVDTMGTHANGVNDDMLSNFVSEHFSLTPRWITNKFGLDKPSKETFLYAKVAAKGQVGNAKYPWEKLDAVDTFKALLKK, via the coding sequence ATGTATCTATTTACTTCTGAAGTTGTAAGTCCAGGTCATCCAGATAAATGCGCTGATATTATTGCTGATAGTATTGTTGATACTATCTTAACGCAAGATCCAAATGGACGCGTCGCAAGCGAAGTTTTTGTAGCTGGAAAAAATATAGTAATAGGTGGAGAGATAAACTCAAAGGTAAAACTCTCTTATAAAGACTATGAAAAGATCGTAAAAGACGCTCTTGCGCATATTGGATATGACGGAAAGAGCAACTTTACAAAAGAGCAGTGCTTGCATCCAGACGATATCGAGGTCAAAGTTTGCTTAAATCAACAAAGTCCAGATATAAATCAAGGCGTTGATCAAAGTGACGGCGAGATCGGAGCAGGTGATCAAGGCATCATGTTTGGCTTTGCAAGTTGCGAGGCGAAAGAATTTATGCCAGCAGCTATAACTTACGCAAGAATGCTTTGTGAAAAAGTATATAAATTTGCCAAAGCAAACCCTGATAAACTTGGTGTTGATATAAAAACTCAAGTTACGATTGATTACGGCAGTAAAGACAACTTTGAAAACTGCAAACCTCAAAGCATCCACACTATCGTCGTATCTGCTCCTTGCGTGGAGAGCATGAAGATAGAAGAGCTTCGCGCACTAATACAAAATTTAATAGACGAAACTGGCCTTCCAAAAGAGCTATATAATAAAGAAAAAACGATCATCTATATAAATCCAACAGGCAGATATGTAAATCACAGCTCACTTCACGATAGTGGCCTAACAGGCAGAAAACTAATCGTCGATAGCTTTGGCGGATATAGCCCAATAGGTGGCGGCGCTCAGTCAAGTAAGGACTACACAAAGGTTGATCGCAGCGGACTTTACGCAGCGCGCTGGATAGCTAAAAACATAGTCGCAGCTGGCCTTGCTAAAAAATGTATCGTTCAGATAAGCTATGCAATAGGCGTTGCAAAGCCAACTTCAGTTAGTGTTGATACTATGGGAACTCACGCAAACGGCGTAAATGACGATATGCTTTCAAATTTTGTAAGCGAGCATTTTTCTCTAACACCTCGCTGGATAACAAATAAATTTGGTCTTGATAAACCAAGTAAAGAGACATTTTTATATGCAAAAGTAGCTGCAAAAGGTCAAGTGGGAAATGCAAAATACCCTTGGGAAAAGCTTGATGCGGTTGATACTTTCAAGGCTTTACTAAAAAAATAA
- the truB gene encoding tRNA pseudouridine(55) synthase TruB gives MNAIFVANKPAGMSSNHFLGRLKRKYGVKKAGFSGTLDPFASGCLIVAFGSYTKFFRFLDKSPKVYEATIWLGASSPSMDNENITEILNVKELNLEKLEAIRGELTGKISYIPPKFSAKHVNGTRAYKLARSGEEFELKPEIMEIYESEILNYSHPFLTLRLSVSEGSYIRSYAEIFGQKVGYNVTLSSLKRVSEGKFRYENEKFLNICNFLNIEQNTYFGDINNILYGKKLKINDFETQTQGIYLLNYDKFMSVIQIMDDTINYTLNKVEKC, from the coding sequence ATGAACGCCATTTTCGTGGCAAACAAGCCAGCTGGCATGAGCTCAAACCACTTTTTAGGGCGACTAAAGAGAAAATATGGTGTCAAAAAGGCTGGATTTTCGGGCACGCTTGATCCATTTGCGAGTGGCTGTCTGATAGTCGCTTTTGGCTCATATACGAAATTTTTTAGATTTTTAGACAAAAGCCCAAAGGTCTATGAGGCGACGATCTGGCTTGGGGCTAGCAGTCCTAGCATGGATAATGAAAATATCACTGAAATTTTAAATGTAAAAGAGCTAAATTTAGAAAAACTTGAAGCCATAAGAGGCGAGCTAACTGGCAAGATAAGCTATATCCCGCCAAAATTTAGCGCCAAACATGTAAATGGCACAAGAGCTTATAAGCTAGCAAGAAGCGGCGAAGAATTTGAGCTAAAGCCAGAGATAATGGAAATTTATGAGAGTGAAATTTTGAATTATTCACACCCTTTTTTGACACTTCGTTTAAGTGTAAGTGAGGGGAGTTACATCCGCTCTTATGCAGAAATTTTTGGGCAAAAAGTTGGTTATAATGTAACTTTAAGCTCATTAAAGAGGGTAAGCGAGGGTAAATTTCGCTATGAAAATGAAAAATTTTTAAATATTTGCAATTTTTTAAATATTGAGCAAAATACGTATTTTGGGGATATTAATAACATACTTTATGGTAAGAAATTAAAAATTAACGATTTTGAAACACAAACACAAGGAATTTATTTGCTAAATTATGATAAATTTATGAGCGTAATCCAAATCATGGATGATACTATAAATTACACTTTAAACAAGGTAGAAAAATGTTAA
- the yajC gene encoding preprotein translocase subunit YajC produces MQNADFLTSLLPLVVLFAIFYFLVIRPQQKQQKAHAAMLAALDKGDKIVTNGGLICEVIKAENDFIKVKLNDDVIVRIAREFVAKKIEDK; encoded by the coding sequence ATGCAAAACGCTGATTTTTTAACATCATTACTACCTCTTGTTGTGCTTTTCGCCATATTTTACTTTTTGGTTATCAGACCTCAACAAAAACAACAAAAAGCTCACGCAGCAATGCTTGCAGCTCTTGACAAAGGCGATAAGATAGTAACTAATGGCGGACTTATATGCGAAGTGATTAAAGCCGAAAATGATTTTATCAAAGTTAAACTTAACGATGATGTAATCGTTCGTATAGCACGTGAGTTTGTAGCTAAAAAGATCGAAGATAAATAA
- a CDS encoding apolipoprotein N-acyltransferase: MLKNQRFAWISLFVRFLNGHFSTKIIIKAFVGAFLLSNFIFLAMAENQILNFISPFLTLAGIFVIINLSRAGFFAAGFFTGILWFYWIGFSFIYYELVWLIPFVILFIALVYGLLFWIASFPSFVALRAVLLFLISYVHPFGFNWFNLEATLVLGAFEPNTRGLIFIFLTAISLSLKGKIFKFILAFICLIAALQFKSSEAKTLPFDVELVNTDVAQRVRWDKSLRMKFTNENLDLINSAIAEQKRLIVLPESAFPLFMTNEPLLVDELKELSKKITIVAGALAYENKQIYNSAFLFQDGTLRRMDKKFLVPFGEEIPLPKFMQDAVNKLFFGGASDFKKAENFSDYEIDRVKIRNAICYEATREELYKGEFDVVVAITNNGWFVPSSEPVLQRVLIKHLVTKYNKAVYHSVNGSKSEIIKPKKAFWDEF; this comes from the coding sequence ATGTTAAAAAATCAGCGTTTTGCATGGATTTCCTTATTTGTAAGATTTTTAAACGGACATTTTAGCACTAAAATTATAATAAAAGCCTTTGTCGGTGCTTTTTTGCTTTCTAATTTCATTTTTTTAGCTATGGCTGAAAATCAAATTTTAAATTTCATCTCACCTTTTCTCACGCTAGCTGGAATTTTCGTCATCATAAATTTAAGCAGAGCTGGCTTTTTTGCGGCTGGATTTTTCACTGGAATTTTGTGGTTTTACTGGATCGGCTTTAGCTTTATCTACTACGAACTAGTCTGGCTTATACCATTTGTCATCCTCTTTATAGCCCTTGTTTATGGGCTTTTATTTTGGATAGCCTCTTTTCCAAGCTTTGTAGCACTAAGAGCCGTTTTACTATTTTTAATAAGCTACGTGCATCCATTTGGTTTTAACTGGTTTAACCTTGAGGCAACGCTTGTTTTAGGGGCTTTTGAGCCAAATACTAGAGGGCTTATATTTATATTTTTAACGGCTATTTCTTTGAGTTTAAAAGGCAAAATTTTTAAATTTATCCTAGCTTTTATCTGCCTGATCGCCGCTTTGCAGTTTAAAAGTAGCGAGGCAAAAACTCTGCCATTTGACGTGGAGCTAGTAAATACCGATGTCGCTCAAAGAGTGCGCTGGGATAAAAGCTTGCGTATGAAATTTACAAATGAAAATTTAGACCTCATCAATAGTGCTATCGCCGAGCAAAAACGCCTCATCGTGCTGCCCGAGAGCGCATTTCCATTATTTATGACAAACGAGCCACTGCTTGTTGATGAGCTAAAAGAGCTTTCAAAAAAGATAACCATCGTAGCTGGCGCACTTGCCTATGAAAATAAGCAAATTTATAACTCTGCATTTTTGTTTCAAGATGGCACTCTAAGGCGAATGGATAAGAAATTTTTAGTGCCATTTGGAGAAGAAATTCCTCTGCCAAAATTTATGCAAGATGCCGTAAATAAGCTATTTTTTGGCGGAGCTAGTGACTTTAAAAAAGCTGAAAATTTTAGTGACTATGAGATAGACAGAGTTAAGATCAGAAACGCCATCTGCTACGAGGCAACAAGAGAGGAGCTTTATAAGGGCGAATTTGACGTGGTCGTTGCTATCACAAACAACGGCTGGTTTGTGCCAAGTAGCGAGCCTGTGCTTCAAAGAGTACTTATAAAACACCTTGTTACAAAGTATAATAAAGCAGTCTATCACAGCGTAAATGGTTCAAAAAGTGAGATCATAAAGCCTAAAAAAGCGTTTTGGGATGAGTTTTAA
- a CDS encoding ATP-dependent helicase codes for MENLLSNLNEAQREAATHIDGAMLILAGAGSGKTKTITTRLAYLIGEVGIDAANTLTLTFTNKAANEMRSRAMAMLSQSGKNYSPLLCTFHKFGLLFLKLYIEKLDRKNNFVIIDTDDKKRIIKSFESPVATAILSSEISNYKNSLLSVEEVYKNANFSSFDKSKDNFYKQAAQIYEKYEDYLKANNLVDFDDLLGLTYKILDENEDLAREISNRYKYIMVDEYQDTNDLQYKLLKKLCLCHENICVVGDDDQSIYGWRGAKIDNILNFKDQFSNVKIIRLEHNYRSSEAILKAANELIDHNRNRLGKKLVGTKGEGEAVNLIESFDESVEAGKIAKNIKELLSKGVQAKDIAILYRINALSRSLEDGLNKEQIAYKMVGGVKFYERAEIKDIISYLRLINNPNDDFSIRRIINRPKRGLGKVSLDKLEKMAFEGKISIFEAISNISDNDEAFSKKVKSALLEFANNLKELQESSSVFDLIDKFEAKFGVKKYYESLPDGAERAANIDEFYAVLKDQIKQNPSFDLEEFLNEITLTSEQDGISDEAISIMSVHASKGLEFEHLFVIGLEEGFFPLIGDGSDIEEERRLAYVAITRAKRTLSLSFANSRFYKGQRTRLNKSRFLSESGITHGSLVIEQSNEFKKGDLVKHKIFGIGRVSAVSKIKKEFKLTINFGGNVREIMSSFVEKAV; via the coding sequence ATGGAAAATTTACTATCAAATTTAAACGAAGCCCAGCGCGAAGCAGCCACCCACATAGACGGTGCAATGCTCATACTAGCAGGTGCTGGCAGCGGCAAGACAAAGACTATCACGACTAGGCTTGCCTATCTCATCGGCGAGGTCGGCATAGACGCGGCAAACACGCTAACTCTTACTTTTACAAACAAAGCCGCCAACGAGATGCGCAGCAGAGCCATGGCGATGCTAAGCCAAAGTGGCAAAAACTACTCGCCGCTGCTTTGCACATTTCACAAATTTGGACTTTTGTTTTTAAAGCTCTACATAGAAAAGCTTGACAGAAAAAACAACTTCGTAATAATCGACACAGACGATAAAAAACGCATCATCAAAAGCTTTGAAAGTCCAGTCGCTACGGCGATTTTGTCAAGTGAAATTTCAAACTACAAAAACTCACTTTTAAGCGTCGAAGAGGTCTATAAAAATGCAAATTTCTCTTCATTTGACAAAAGCAAGGACAACTTTTATAAGCAAGCAGCGCAAATTTATGAAAAATATGAAGACTATTTAAAGGCAAATAACCTTGTTGATTTTGACGATTTACTAGGACTTACATATAAAATTTTAGATGAAAACGAAGATCTTGCTAGAGAAATTTCAAACCGCTACAAATACATAATGGTCGATGAGTATCAAGACACAAACGATCTTCAGTATAAGCTCCTAAAAAAACTCTGCCTATGCCACGAAAACATCTGCGTGGTGGGCGATGATGACCAAAGTATTTATGGCTGGCGCGGTGCGAAGATCGATAATATCTTAAATTTCAAAGATCAGTTTAGCAACGTAAAGATCATCAGACTTGAGCACAACTACCGCTCGAGCGAGGCGATACTAAAGGCTGCAAACGAGCTGATAGATCATAACCGCAACCGCCTTGGCAAGAAGCTTGTAGGCACAAAGGGCGAAGGCGAAGCTGTAAATTTAATAGAAAGCTTTGATGAGAGCGTCGAGGCTGGCAAGATCGCAAAGAATATAAAAGAGCTTTTAAGCAAAGGCGTGCAGGCAAAAGATATCGCTATCTTATACCGCATAAACGCTCTCTCGCGCTCGCTTGAAGATGGGCTAAACAAAGAGCAGATCGCCTATAAAATGGTAGGTGGCGTTAAATTTTATGAAAGAGCCGAGATCAAAGATATCATAAGCTACCTAAGGCTGATAAACAATCCAAACGATGACTTTTCAATAAGACGCATTATCAACCGCCCAAAACGCGGCCTTGGTAAAGTAAGCCTTGATAAGCTTGAAAAGATGGCATTTGAGGGCAAAATTTCCATTTTCGAGGCGATCTCAAACATCTCTGATAACGATGAAGCCTTTAGTAAAAAGGTAAAATCAGCCCTTCTTGAGTTTGCAAACAACCTAAAAGAGCTTCAAGAAAGCAGCTCAGTTTTTGACCTCATAGATAAATTTGAAGCTAAATTTGGCGTGAAAAAATACTACGAGAGCTTGCCAGATGGTGCTGAAAGAGCGGCGAATATCGACGAGTTTTACGCTGTTTTAAAAGATCAGATCAAGCAAAATCCAAGCTTTGATCTGGAGGAGTTTTTAAACGAGATCACGCTAACAAGCGAGCAAGACGGCATTAGCGACGAGGCTATTAGCATCATGAGCGTGCATGCGAGCAAGGGTCTTGAGTTTGAGCACCTTTTTGTGATCGGCCTTGAAGAGGGATTTTTCCCACTCATTGGCGATGGTAGCGACATCGAAGAGGAGCGCAGGCTCGCTTACGTGGCGATAACAAGGGCCAAAAGGACACTTAGTCTAAGCTTTGCAAATTCTCGCTTTTACAAAGGTCAGCGCACTAGGCTAAATAAGAGTAGATTTTTAAGCGAGAGCGGTATCACGCATGGCTCGCTCGTTATCGAACAGAGCAATGAATTTAAAAAAGGCGACCTTGTTAAACATAAAATTTTTGGTATCGGCAGAGTAAGCGCGGTTAGCAAGATCAAAAAAGAGTTTAAACTGACTATAAATTTTGGTGGCAATGTAAGAGAGATAATGTCAAGCTTCGTGGAAAAGGCCGTATGA